One window from the genome of Musa acuminata AAA Group cultivar baxijiao chromosome BXJ1-4, Cavendish_Baxijiao_AAA, whole genome shotgun sequence encodes:
- the LOC103981934 gene encoding N-terminal acetyltransferase A complex catalytic subunit NAA10-like produces the protein MVCIRQATVEDLLAMQACNLLCLPENYQMKYYLYHILSWPQLLFVAEDYGGQIVGYVLAKMEEDTSEPCHGHITSLAVLRTHRKLGLATKLMTAAQNAMESVFGAEYVSLHVRRSNRAAFTLYTSTLGYRIHDVEAKYYADGEDAYDMRKQLKGRPHGHSHGHSHGHGQAHHHHHHHHHGGGCCSGEVKPPAAAGAYASASSASASASASASGE, from the coding sequence ATGGTGTGTATACGGCAGGCGACGGTGGAGGATCTGCTAGCGATGCAGGCTTGCAACCTGCTGTGCCTGCCGGAGAACTACCAGATGAAGTACTACCTGTACCACATCCTTTCCTGGCCGCAGCTGCTCTTTGTGGCGGAGGACTACGGCGGCCAGATCGTCGGATACGTTCTCGCCAAAATGGAGGAGGACACCTCCGAGCCCTGCCATGGCCACATCACCTCCCTTGCTGTTCTCCGCACCCACCGCAAGCTCGGCCTCGCCACCAAGCTCATGACCGCCGCCCAGAACGCTATGGAGTCCGTCTTCGGCGCCGAGTACGTCTCCCTCCACGTCCGACGTAGCAACCGCGCCGCGTTTACCCTCTACACCTCCACTCTAGGCTACCGCATCCACGACGTCGAGGCCAAGTACTACGCCGACGGAGAGGACGCCTATGACATGCGCAAGCAGCTCAAGGGCCGTCCCCATGGccacagccacggccacagccacgGCCACGGGCAAgctcatcaccaccaccaccatcatcatcatggaGGCGGCTGTTGCTCTGGGGAGGTGAAGCCCCCAGCCGCTGCGGGTGCATATGCTTCCgcatcttctgcttctgcttcagcATCGGCTTCCGCTTCTGGAGAGTGA
- the LOC135651736 gene encoding transcription factor MYB30-like, protein MVRAPCCEKMGLKRGSWTPEEDQILVAYIRQHGHGNWRALPKQAGLLRCGKSCRLRWVNYLRPDIKRGNFTKEEEETIIRLHEDYGNRWSAIATKLPGRTDNEIKNVWHTHLKKLVSPSMPSTPVKKKTKKKSSEPITTMPPDTGSENTGCRFMSVSPEQSPCDFSSCATDSSTESGEISDGGKEGSFCSEKFSEIDESFWLEEWSMDDRAASVSFTGLAIPPSPSIGEQLDLLGASDSGDKDFWLRVFMGAGDLQELSQI, encoded by the exons ATGGTGAGAGCACCTTGCTGCGAGAAGATGGGGCTGAAGAGGGGGTCATGGACTCCGGAGGAGGACCAGATTTTAGTAGCTTACATCCGGCAGCACGGTCATGGGAACTGGCGAGCTCTGCCGAAACAAGCCG GGCTTCTGAGGTGTGGGAAGAGCTGCAGACTCCGGTGGGTGAACTACCTGCGACCTGACATCAAACGAGGCAACTTCaccaaggaagaagaggagacgatCATTAGATTGCATGAGGACTACGGGAACAG ATGGTCTGCGATTGCCACGAAGCTACCTGGCAGAACTGATAACGAGATCAAGAACGTGTGGCACACCCACTTGAAGAAGCTCGTCAGCCCCAGCATGCCATCCACACCAGTAAAGAAGAAGACGAAAAAGAAGTCATCGGAGCCTATTACAACCATGCCACCGGACACAGGCTCGGAGAACACAGGATGCAGATTTATGAGCGTGTCACCAGAACAATCACCTTGCGACTTCTCATCCTGTGCCACAGACTCATCGACGGAGTCGGGAGAGATCAGCGACGGtggcaaagagggaagcttttgCTCGGAGAAATTCTCGGAGATTGATGAAAGCTTTTGGTTGGAGGAGTGGTCGATGGATGACCGTGCGGCTTCCGTGAGCTTTACAGGACTAGCGATCCCTCCTTCGCCCTCCATCGGTGAGCAGTTGGACCTGCTCGGTGCATCTGACAGCGGCGACAAGGATTTTTGGCTGCGGGTGTTCATGGGAGCTGGAGATTTGCAGGAACTGTCACAAATCTAG